A window of the Butyricimonas virosa genome harbors these coding sequences:
- a CDS encoding DUF4099 domain-containing protein, producing the protein MKQVRFEFEELPFKTLSQFGLTQEMIEDLPMQSLEDISHGRHSPVLPIKITDENGNLIDERSRFALVRKENGEADVIFYPVLKKSPLEQYTGQQQKQLELGKAILADIVSADGRNTKVFVQIDRETKQVISVPTQVIARNLQVLADELKLSSAEIKVMQQGEPLTFVIEDEPVTVGIDLNEKNGIRFSQGDSQRWMEHTKREWDKYTFGCYGCWIMDDDGNLDYVPEEQYTEELWNEQKKSAQRNMGAGIHK; encoded by the coding sequence ATGAAACAAGTACGATTTGAATTTGAAGAATTACCTTTCAAAACCTTGTCGCAGTTTGGCCTCACGCAAGAAATGATAGAAGATCTCCCCATGCAATCATTGGAAGATATCAGTCATGGAAGGCACTCTCCGGTATTACCTATCAAGATAACCGACGAGAATGGAAATTTAATTGATGAACGTAGCCGTTTCGCTCTGGTGCGCAAAGAAAACGGGGAAGCCGATGTGATATTCTATCCTGTCCTCAAGAAGTCACCGTTGGAGCAATATACCGGCCAACAGCAGAAGCAGCTTGAATTGGGAAAAGCCATACTAGCTGATATTGTATCAGCTGACGGGCGGAACACCAAAGTATTCGTGCAGATAGATCGTGAAACCAAACAGGTAATCTCCGTTCCCACGCAGGTGATAGCACGCAATCTTCAGGTTCTTGCTGATGAATTGAAATTAAGCAGTGCTGAAATCAAGGTAATGCAGCAAGGAGAACCACTGACATTTGTAATTGAGGACGAACCTGTAACGGTAGGGATTGATCTGAATGAGAAGAACGGCATCCGTTTCAGTCAAGGTGACAGCCAGAGATGGATGGAGCATACCAAAAGAGAATGGGATAAATATACATTCGGATGTTATGGTTGCTGGATTATGGATGATGACGGAAATCTCGATTATGTTCCTGAGGAGCAATACACAGAAGAGTTGTGGAATGAGCAGAAAAAGAGTGCTCAGCGCAACATGGGAGCCGGTATACATAAGTAA
- a CDS encoding M23 family metallopeptidase: MRKITIAISAVLLTLNFPAKAQFNTVTYPNNRCNVGNDSQKTAAEDVLETRKMEMSDTDSSILTAADMKKKEQIARYLSVCYPLSSIKINSPYGYRKDPFSGKLKFHNGLDLHARNAKVYAMLAGKVVKIGQDRRAGKYVTLKHGNFTVSYCHLSRILAYEGQMVKAGDTVGITGNTGRSTGEHLHITLKHCGEYIDPQFFWDYIMSIRRSCVLILATES; this comes from the coding sequence ATGAGGAAAATTACTATTGCAATTTCAGCAGTACTGTTAACATTGAATTTCCCGGCAAAAGCTCAATTCAATACTGTCACATATCCAAATAATCGATGTAACGTTGGAAATGATTCACAAAAAACTGCAGCTGAAGATGTACTTGAAACAAGAAAAATGGAAATGTCCGATACCGACAGCAGTATACTGACAGCAGCGGACATGAAAAAGAAAGAACAGATAGCACGCTATCTAAGCGTATGCTATCCGCTCTCATCTATCAAAATCAATTCTCCCTACGGTTATCGGAAAGATCCATTTTCAGGAAAACTTAAATTTCACAACGGCTTGGATCTTCATGCAAGGAATGCTAAAGTATATGCAATGCTGGCCGGCAAGGTGGTAAAAATAGGGCAGGATAGGAGGGCTGGTAAATATGTAACACTGAAGCACGGTAATTTTACAGTTAGTTACTGCCACCTTTCACGCATTCTGGCTTATGAAGGTCAGATGGTCAAGGCTGGAGACACCGTTGGAATTACCGGAAATACTGGTCGCAGTACTGGAGAACATCTGCATATAACACTTAAACATTGTGGTGAATATATTGATCCTCAGTTCTTTTGGGATTATATAATGTCTATCCGAAGGTCTTGTGTTCTTATATTAGCAACAGAATCGTAA